The genomic stretch CGACCCAGGCCGAGGGCGGCGGCGGCGACGGTCGCGCCGGTGGACCCGGCGGAGACCAGCGCGTCGGCCTGGCCGGAGTGCACGGCCGCGACGGCCGCACGGACGGTCGAGTCGGCGCGTGCGGTGACGAGTTCGTCGGCCATGTCGACGGCGGTACGCGCGGGCCGGACGGTGACCCGGGCGCGTTCGGCCGGGTCGAGGGCGTGGATCAGCGCGCCGGCCACCTCGGTCGGGCCGACGAGCAGCAGATGCAGGTGAGGGTCGGCGCGCACCGCCCGCAGAGCGCCGTCCACCACGACGGCGGGAGCGTCGTCCCCGCCGAGGAGGTCAACGGCGATCCGTGCGGTGCCCGGCTCCGTCGCGACGCCGGCCGGTGAGAGCCGGCCGGCGTCGGCGGGAGTACCGGGCAATCGCCGGGGTGTGCGCGTCGCCCGACCTGTGGTCGGAGACGTCACTCGGCGTCCAGGTCAGACCTCGAGGACCTGGCGGCCGTTGTAGGTGCCGCAGACGGCACAGGCGGCGTGCGGCAGCTTCGCGGACTTGCACTGCGGGCAGGCCACGGTCGCGACCGCCGCGGCCTTCCAGTTCGCCCGGCGGGACCGGGTGTTGCTGCGCGACATCTTGCGCTTCGGGACGGCCACGGTTCTTACTCCTCTGTACGGGTCAGTTGCGACAGGCCCGCCCAACGCGGGTCGATCTGCTGGTGGCTGTGATCGGCCGGCAGATCGACCAGGTGCACCCCACAGTCGAGGCACAGGCCCGGGCAGTCCTGGCGGCAGAGCGGGTTGGTCGGCAGCGCGAGCACCACCGCGTCCCGCACCGCCGGTTCCAGGTCGATCAGGTCTCCCTGCATCCGGCCGACCTCGTCATCCTCGGTGGTGACGTCCGTGGTGCTGTTCTCGTACGCATACAGCTCCTGGATCGTCACCGACACCGAGTCGTTGATCTCGCGTAGGCAACGCCCGCACTCGCCCCGGACCGGACCGCTGACGGTCCCCGAGACGAGCACCCCCTCGGACACCGACTCCATCCGCAGATCGAGGTCGAGGTCCGCGCCCTCCGGCACGCCGATCAACTCCACGCCGAGGTCCGCCGGTGCCGGGACCACCCGTGTGACGGCACGCAAGACACCAGGCCGGCGCGGTAGCTCCCTCGTGTCGAGGACCAGCGGCGACCTGGGGTCGAGTGAAGTGGGTGAATTCTTGGGCATAGTCAGACTCCGGCCGGTGAGAGGCCGACAAACGAGGTTACCTGCACCGGCGGCCCACCGTCGAACCGGGGCCGGCCTGGGCTGCCCCGGCGTCGGCGGGGATGCCTGCGGCGGGCACCGGCCGGGACGGGCGGCCGCCGGTCGCCGGGCCGCGTCGGCGGCATGCTCGGCGGCGGTACGCCCGCACCGGCGGGTACCGACCGTGGGTCAGAAGGGCAGTGGGCGCTCCGCCTCGTCACCCGCGAAGGTGCCGATCTCGCGCAGCGCGTGCATCTTGTCCCGACCGCGTTCGATGGAGGCCAGCGCCCGGGTGAGGAACTGCTCGAAGTTGGCCAGGGCGGTGTCGACGTAGTCGTCGACCTCCTCACGCAGGCGCTGCGCCTCGGCACGCGCCTCGGCGATGATCCGGGCGCCCTCGTGCTCGGCGGAGACCGTGATCTCGTTCACCGAGACCAGGCGGGCGTGTTCCGCCTCACCCTCGCTGATGATCCGGTCCGCCTCCCGCTTGCCCGCCTCCATGATCTTGTCCCGCTCCTCCAGCAGGACGGCGGCGCGGCGCAGGTCAGCGGGCAGTTCGGCACGCAACTCGTCGAGGGCCGCGATCATCTCGCCCCGATCGACCATGCAGTTGTTGCGCGACATGGGGACGGAGCGCGCCTGCTCCACCATGGCGATCATTTCGTCGATGCGGTCGAGCGGGTCCACCGGTACCTCACTCCTGTCGTTCGTCGGGCCGACCTACATCATGCGGGCTGCGGCCAAGTTCCCGCTTCACCCAATGATGTCGTCCCGGCACCTTCACGACACCCCACCCCGGTCTCCGGCGCGTCGCGCTCCGGCCCTCGGGGCACCCGTGGCACGGGCACGGCCGGACGCCGACGGGCGGCCGGGGCCGCGTCAGGACGGTGAGGTCAGGCGGGCCCTGAGCGCCTCGCGGACCAGGTCGGGAACGTGCGGGCTGACGTCACCGCCCCACTTGGCCACGTCCTTGACCAGGCTGGACGAGAGGAAGGAGTAGAGCGGGTTGGTCGGCATGAACAACGTCTCGACCCCGGCGAGACCGATGTTCATCTGGGCCATCTGCAGTTCGTAGTCGAAGTCGCTGACCGCCCGGATGCCCTTGATCAACACAGTCGCCTGCTGGGCCCGGCAGAAGTCCACCAGCAGCCCGCGAAACGACTCCACCCGGACGTTGTCGTAGGAGGCGGTCACTTCGCGGAGCATGCCTATCCGCTCCTCGACGGTGAACACGCCCGTTTTCGACTGGTTGATGAGCACACCGACGATCACCTCGTCGAACAGTCGGCTGGCCCGACCGATGATGTCGAGGTGACCGTTGGTGACCGGGTCGAACGAGCCGGGACACACCGCACGTCTCATGATCGGCGACCGTACCAAAGGGTGGTCTCGCCGTACCGGCGACTGCGCAGGCCAGTGACGCCTTCCACCCACTCGACCGGGTCGCCACGACTGGAACGCTCGACCACCAGCAGGGCGTCCGGCGCGAGCCAGCCGCCGCCGACCAACCCGGCCAGCATCGCCGTGACGCCGTCGTCCGGCAGCGCGTACGGCGGGTCGGCGAAGACCACGTCGTACGGGTCGCCCTCCGGACCGCCGGCCAGTACCGTGGCGACCTTGCCGGTGACCAGCCGCGCGACGGGGGCCGCCCGCAGCACCGCGATGTTCTCCCGGATCACCCGCGCGGCACGCGCGTCGGACTCGACCAGCAACACGTGCGCGGCCCCCCGGGACAGCGCCTCCAGGCCGACGGCGCCGGAGCCCGCGAACAGGTCGGCGAAGCGCGCCCCGTCCAGGTCCGCCTCCGCCTGCACCGCGCTGAACAACGCCTCGCGGACCCGGTCCGAGGTGGGTCGGGTGCCGGCACCCGGCGGCGCGGCGATCCGCCGGCCACCGAGGCTCCCGGCCACGATCCGGGTCACCCTTCGCTCCTGCTCATGCCCCCGACGCTACGCGAGGGCACGGTGACCGTCGCGACGAGTACGCGGCGGACCGACCGGGCCGACCGTCCGAACCGGACGCTAAGAGCCCTCGACCGATCACCCAGCGTACATCAATTATCTCGCATTTATAACATCATTCTTAGCTCGCGCTGAGGACTGTCCCGTTCCGCACGATCTCGCTATGGTCTGCCCCGGTGCCGGCCGCATCGCCGCCGGCCATCGACACGGGTGGCACCCCTTCCGGCGCGGCACGCTCCGCCGGCGCCGTCCGTCCCACCCGTGCCGACCCGACGCTTCTTCACCCCGGGAGTACGCGTGATCCGACCCAAGCTGTCGCTTCGGCGACCGCTGGCTGTCCTGGCAGCCGCCCTCATCGGCATGACCGGAGCAGTGGCGGTGGCCACCCCGGCCAGCGCCCACCACAACAACATCTCCGCCACCGTCGCCTGCGACCAGCTCAGTGGCGAGCGGGTGATCACCTGGAAGGTGGAGAACCGATACCGGACCGCCACCGTCAAGGGCGTCAAGGCGAACCCGAACACCCCGGTGACGGTGGCGGTCGAGGGTACCGAGAGCGTCCCGCTGCAGGGCTTCGTGATTCCCCAGAACAGCACCATCGAGGCTGTGCAGCGCGTGCCCGGCGACACCGAGCGTGCGGAACTCAAGGTGGCCGCCGCCTGGTACGACAAGGAACGCCGGGGGTCGGACGACCGAAGGATGCGGGTCCCGACGTCGGAGGACACGGGCACCATCGACCTCACCGCCGACGGCACGTGCGCGCCGGCGCCGAAGTGCGTCGACGCCAGCGACGCCAAGTACAGCCACACGTTCGACGGCCCGAAGGGCACCGCGACCGTCGAGCTGAAGGGCGACCTGCCGCTCTGCGGTGACGCGAAGCAGTACTTCACGCTGGTGTCGTACTTCGCGCCGCGCCCGCAGTTCGCCACCCCGCAGTACGTCTACGGCACGCCGGCCAGCGACTACCTCGGCGGCGCCCAGACGAAGATCGAGCTGAACGTCGGTGTTCCGGAGTGCCACACCCAGGTCGACCTGATCTGGGGCGGCGTGGACGAGGTCATCGACCCGCTGGTCGAGAACGGCAAGCGGTACGGCGACAAGAAGCTCGGCGAGAAGGGCGCGCCCGGCAACCGCTCGTCCGGCCCGCAGGGCTGGTACAACGGCGGCAGCAAGAACTGCACCACCCCGACGTCCACCTTCGCCTCCGCCTGCGACGGCACGGTGACCGTCTCGCTGAGCAACGACGGTTCGATCTCCAAGTACGCGGTCGAGTTCGAGGTGCGCGGCGCGAACGGCTGGTCCAAGAAGGTCACCGTCGAGCCGGGCAAGGCCGACAACGAGACCGTGGTGCCCGCCGAGAACGCCGGTGAGATCGAGGTGCTGGTCGACGGCAAGGTCATCGAGGGCGGCACGTACACGTGGCAGCGTCCCGAGGACTGCCCGCTGCCCACCATCACCGCCGACGCGACCTGCGAGACCTTCGCGCTGACCGCGTCGAACCCGGAGGGTGGCCTGCCGGTCAAGGTGGAGTTCACCTACGGCGACAAGACCGAGACCCGGACCGTCGAGCCGGGCAAGTCGGAGAAGGTCACCTTCAAGGCCGGTGACGACGAGGTGGCTCTGGTCGCCCTGCCGGAGCTGGACCTGGAGCTCGAGGTCGTCTACGCGCCCGAGGGCTGCGGCGGTGGCGGCGGTGGCGAGGAGCCCCCGGGCCTGCCGGTGACCGGCGCGGCGGCCGGCGGGATCGCCGCGGGCGCGCTCGCCCTGCTGGCGGTCGGCGCGGTGCTGTTCGTCATGGCCCGGCGGCGTCGGATCCACTTCACCGCCTGAGCCGAGCTGAGGGGTCCCTCCCGCGACTGAGGCGGGACCCCGGCGAAGCCTGAGTCCGAGGGCGCGTCGACCACCCGGTCGGCGCGCCCTCGGCGTCGACACGCCCATCCGGCCCCGGCACACGTCGCTCCTCCCGGCACACGTCGCGGCCCCGGCACACGTCGCGGCCCCGTGATCGTGCTCGATCCAGGATCGAGTGCCTTCCAAGTCGCGCCGGGGCCACTCGATCCCGGATCGAGCGTGATCAACGCCAGGCACTCAGCGCAGGCACTCAGCCCTTTTCGAGGTACTCGGCGCGGTCCGCGTCGACCAGGGCGGCGACCGACGCGGCCAGTGCCGGGTGCCGGGCCAGGTCGGGGTCATCCTCGACCAGCTCAATCGCCTCCGCCCGTGCGTCACGGATCAGGTCCGCGTCGCGCAGCAGCGACAGCAGCCGCAGGTGCGAGCGGCGGCCGGACTGCGTCGCGCCCAGCACGTCGCCCTCCCGCCGCTGTTCCAGGTCGAGCTCCGCGAGCTTGAAACCGTCCGTGGTGGACGCGACCGCGTCCAACCGTTCCCGGGCGCTGCTGCCCTCGGTCGCCTCGGTCACCAGCAGGCAGAGCCCGGGAGCGGTGCCCCGGCCCACCCGGCCCCGGAGCTGGTGCAGCTGGGAGACGCCGAACCGGTCGGCGTCCAGCACCACCATCATCGTCGCGTTGGGCACGTTCACCCCGACCTCGACCACCGTCGTGGCCACCAGGACGTCCAGGTCCCCGGCGGCGAAGGACCGCATCACCGCGTCCTTCTCGTCGGCGGGCAGCCGACCGTGCAGGACACCGATGCGTACCCCGTGCAGGGGTCCCTCGGCCAGCAGCGGGGCGACCTCGGTCACCGCCAGCGGTGGGCGCCGTCCGTTGTCGTCCAGTTCCGGCGGCTCCTCGTCGGCGCCGGACTTCGCGTCCGCCTCCCCGATCCGGGGGCACACCACGTACGCCTGACGCCCCTTGCCGACCTCCTCGCGCAGTCGGCGCCAGGCCCGGTCGAGGAAGGCGGGCTTCTCGGCGGCCGGCACGACGTGCGAGGCGATCGGCGAACGGCCCTGCGGGAGCTGGGACAGCGTGGAGATCTCCAGGTCGCCGTAGACCGTCATGGCCACCGTCCGGGGGATCGGCGTAGCGGTCATCACCAGCACGTGCGGCGGCTGGTCGGCCTTGGCCCGCAGTGCGTCCCGTTGTTCGACGCCGAACCGGTGCTGCTCGTCGACCACCACCAGACCCAGGTCTGCGAAGTCGACGCCCTCGTAGAGCAGGGCGTGGGTGCCGAGCACGATGCCCGCGGCCCCGCTGACCACCTCGGCCAGCGCCCGACGCCGGGCCGCCGCACCCAGCGAGCCGGTGACCAGCTCGACCCGGGTGGCCTGCTCGGCGGCACCGAGCTGCCCCGCCTGGGCGAGCGGGCCGAGCAGGTCGAGCATGCCCCGGTGGTGCTGGGCGGCGAGCACCTCCGTCGGGGCCAGCAGTGCGGCCTGCCCGCCCGCGTCCACCACCTGGAGCATGGCCCGCAGCGCCACCACCGTCTTGCCGGAGCCCACCTCGCCCTGCAACAGGCGGTGCATCGGGTGGTCGGTGGCCAGGTCGGCCGCGATCTCCACGCCGACGTCGCGCTGGCCACCGGTGAGCTCGTACGGCAACCGGGCGTCGAACGCGTCGAGCAGCCCGCCCTGCCGCGCCGGGCGGGCCCGGGCCGGCCAGGCGGCGGCCTGCAGCTTGCGGCGTACCAGGGTCAGCTGCACGGCGAACGCCTCGTCCCACTTCAACCGGCGGCGGGCCCGGTACAGGTCGTCGCGGCTGGACGGCCGGTGGATCTCGCGCAGGGCGGTGCCGAGACCGATCAGCTTCCGGGTGGCACGCACCGTGGCGGGCAGCGGGTCCTCCGGCGGCTCGACCGTGTCCAGCACCACCCGTACGCAGCGGGTGATCACCCAGGTCGGTACGGCCGCAGCCGCCGGGTAGACCGGGATCAACGCACCGGCGAACTCCTCGACCTGCTCGTTGGCCGCGGCCTCCCCGTCGGTCTGGTCGCCGAGCAGCACGTACTCGGGTCCGTTGAGCTGCCGCTTGCCACGGAACTCGGTGACCTTGCCGGCGAACATCCCCCACCGGCCCGGGCGCAGCTCCCGCTCCCGCCATGCCTGGTTGCCGAAGAAGGTCAGGGTGAGTGTGCCGCCGGAACCGTCGCCGACGGTCACCTCCAGCAGGTTGCCCCGGCGCTGGCGCATCGGGCGTACCGCGGTGCGCTGCACCTGGGCCAGCACGGTGACCTGCTCCCCGACGTCGAGCGCGCGGATGTCGGTGTGCTCGCCACGCTCGTCGTACCGGCGCGGGAAGTGGTAGAGCAGGTCACCGGCGGTGTGCAGGTCGAGGTGACCGGCGAGCGCCTTGGCCGTCTTCTCACCGACGAGCTTCTTGAGCGGCGTGTCCACGCTGGACGCTTCCGAGGTCATTCGACACCTACCAGCAGGGAATAACGCGGCTGTCCGCCCGGATACGTGTGCACCTCCACGAAGGGCCACCGGCCGGCGATGTGCGTACGCACCGCCTCGGCCAGCCCGTCCGGCGCGTCCGCCCCGACGAGCAGGGTGACCAGTTCGCCGCCGCCGCCGAGCATCCGGTCGACCAGGGCGACACTGGTCTCCACCAGATCGGTGCCGATCAGGTGCACCTCCCCCTCGACCAGGGCGAGTACGTCACCGGCGCGGCAGGGACCGGCGACGGTGAGCGCGTCCCGGCCGGCCCGGCACACCTCGGCGTGCCGGCAGGCGCCGGCAGCCTCGGCCATCGCGATCACGTCGTCCTCGAAGCGCCGGCCCGGGTCACGGACGGCGAGCGCGGCGAGCGCCTGCACCGGCGAGCGGGTGGGTACCACGCTGACCTTCACGCCCGCCCGGTGCGCCTCCACGGCGACCTGGTTCGCCACCGCCTGCGCGTCCGGGTCGTTGGGCAGCACCACGACCCGCGCCGCCCCGGTCGCGCGGACCGCGTCGAGCAGTTCGCCGGTGGACGGGTTGCCGGACACCACCACCGCTCGCTCACCGGCCAGCAGATCGGCGATACCGGGCCCGGTGGCCACCACCACGGCACCCCGGCCGCCGGAAGCCGGGCCCGGCTCGGTCGCCGTGTCCTGATCGAGGGGTGCCGGGGCCGCATCGGGGGCCGGGGCCGGCTCGGGTGGCCGCTGGTCGGCGAAGCGGGTCACCGAGATCTGGTACGGGCGGCCGGCCACCACGCCCGCCTCGATCGCCGCGCCGACGTCGTCGACGTGCACGTGCACCTGCCAGGTGCCGACGGTCGGGCTGCCGTCGCCGACCACCACCACGGAATCGCCGATCGCGTCCAGCTCGTCGCGCATCCGGCGGACCGCCTCGGGCTCGGCGTCGAGGAGGAACTGCACTTCGTAGGCGTACCCGGGGGACCGGGTCTCCCGCGCGACGGCCGACGGCGGCACCGACCGGGGTGTCGGCGGGCAGGTCACCGGGCTCTCCCCCGTGACCACCTCGACCAACGCGTCCAGCAGCAGGCAGAGCCCCCGCCCACCGGCGTCGACCACACCGGCCCGGGCCAACGCCGGCAACTGCTCGGGCGTACGGGCCAGAGCCGTCGCCGCGCCGGACGCGGCGGCACGCGCCACCGCGGGCAGTTCGCCGTCGGCCGCCCGCTCGGCCGCGTCGGCGGCGGCGGACGCCACCGTCAGCAGGGTGCCCTCCACCGGACGGGCCACCGCCGCGTACGCCGCGCTGCTCGCCGCGCGCAGGGCTGCGGCCAGCTCCCGGCCGCGTACCTCCGGGACGGGGCCCAGCGCGTCGGCGAGGCCGCGCAGGATCTGCGACAGGATCACGCCGGAGTTGCCCCGGGCCCCGAGCAGGGCGCCCCGGGCCAGCAGCCGCAGGGCGTGCCCGTGCGCGGTCGAGGTGCCGTCGGCTCCGGTGTCGAGATCCATCGCCAGGGCCTGCTGGGCCGAGGTGAGGGTGAGCACCAGGTTGGTGCCGGTGTCGCCGTCGGGCACCGGATAGACGTTCAGATCGTCGATCTCCCGCTGGTGCCGCTTGAGCGTGGCCAGCCCGCTGGCACACCAGCGGCGCACGGCGGCGGCATCGAGGGTGTCCAGCACGGTGGAAGCCTACTGTCGTAGGCTGACAACCGCCGGGCGTGTCACGCCTCGGCCGGATCCGCGTGCCGCACGCTTCGGGGAGAGTCTCTGGTAGTGGCGGCCGGCATCCCCTGGTAGGGCCGGTGCGCGGCCACCGAGGCCGGGCCAGGCCCGATTGGGCAGGCGGATGAGGCATCGGGTACCCTGGCCAGGTTGCCCGGGCAGCGCCTGCCGGCGACCTCATGAACGTTCAAACCCAGGAGTATCCCGTGGCTAGCGTGTGCGACGTCTGTGGCAAGGGACCGGGCTTCGGCCACAACGTGTCCCACTCGCACCGGCGGACCAACCGCCGCTGGAACCCGAACATCCAGTCGGTGCGTACCCCCGCCGGTGGCGGCACGACCAAGAAGCTGAAGGTCTGCACGTCCTGCATCAAGGCGGCCAAGGTCGCCCGCGCCTGACGCGGGACCGCGCTGTCGTCCGATGCCGGTGGGCCGTTGGTCCACCGGCATCGTCGTGTCAGCTCTCGGAACGCCCGCGCCGCTGCGGCACCGGGATGTGCCGCCACGCCGGGATGTTAGGAAGGGTCCCCTGCTATACACCAGGCGTTAGCAGGGGACCCTTCCTTGCACTCACAACGTGCGGCCGAACGACAGGCAGCCGGGCGCGTCGGCGTAGAACCCGAAGTTGGGGATCCGCTCGTAGCCGGCACCGGTGTACATCGCGATCGCCTCGGGCTGCCGGTCGCCGCACTCCAGGATGAGCCGCTTACGCCCGTGCTCGCGGGCCGAGCGCTCGATGGCGGCGAGCACCGCACGGGCCACCCCCCGGCCACGGACCTGCGGGTCGGTGTACATCCGCTTCAGCTCGGCGGTGTCGCCCTGGTCGCCGTGGCTGCGCCAGCCGCCGCAGCCGACCGGCTGCCCGTCGAGGTGAGCCACCAGGAACGCCCCGGCCGGGGAGACGAACTCAGCGGCGTTCACCGGCGTCTCGTCGCCGCTGCCGCCGTACCGGGTGCCCAGATCGGCCAGCGTGGCGGTGATCAACCGCTGCGCGACCGGGGAGTCGAACGGCACGACGTGGATCTCGATCTGCTGCACAGGTAAAGGGTACGACCCGACCTGCCCCTTACCCGGCGGGGTCACCGGAAGTGATCCCAGCCGCCCGGGCCGTCGAACGGGAGGCCGTCCACGGTCACTCCGGCACCCTCCCCGACCCGGCCGACCACCCGCCATCCGGCGGGCAGCGCCGTCGCCGCCGGGAAGGTCGCCACCAGCGCGTGATCGTCGCCACCGGCCAGCAACCAGGCGTACGGGTCGACGCCGAGCGCCTGCGCGGCGTCCCGCATCTGCGGCGGCACCTCGAAGGCGTCCCGGGTGAGGTCGACGGCCACCCCGCTGGCCCGCGCCACGTGCCCGAGGTCGGCGAGCAGTCCGTCGGAGACGTCGATCATCGCGGTGGCGCCGAGCCGGGCGGCCTGCGGTCCCGCCGGATACGGCACCTCCGGCCGCCGGTACGCCTCGACCAGCAGCCGGGGCGTCCGGAACCCTCGGGAGAGCACCGTGAACCCGGCCGCCGCGTACCCGGTGCGACCGGCCAGGGCGACGAGGTCCCCAGGTCGCGCCCCGCCCCGGGTCACCGGGGTCCGGCCGCCCAGATCGCCCAGGGCGGTGACCGCGATGGTCAGGGTGGGACTGGCCGACATGTCCCCGCCCACCACGCTGGCGCCGACCTCGGCCGCCTCGGCACCGAGCCCGTCGGCCAGTCCCTCCACCCAGTCGGTGGCCGCGTCGGCCGGTACGCAGAGCGCCACCAGCAACGCGGTCGGGTCGGCGCCCATCGCCACCACGTCCGCGAGGTTCGCCGCCGCCGCCCGACGCCCGATGTCGTCCGCGCTGGACCAGTCTCGACGGAAATGCCGCCCCTCCACCAGCACGTCGGTCGACGCGACCACCCGGGCGTCGGGCGCGGCGACCACCGCCGCGTCGTCGCCGGGGCCGAGCAGGACCGTGCTTCCGTAGGACAGCCGGGAGGTCACCCGGTCGATCAGCCCGAACTCGCCGACACCCGCGACACTCACGCCGGGACTCCGTCGCGCCGCATGCCGACGTGAGACACCGTCGCGCCCAGCCGCACAGCTCGCTCGCTCACTGCTTCTCCTTGGCCACCGATAGGGATCACCCCTGGTCCGTAAGGTACTTTCTCCCTTCGGGCCGCTTTGGCAGGCGGCGACGGAGGGAGGTCGAGCGTGGTACAGGCGTACATCCTCATCCAGACAGAGGTCGGTCGGGCACGTGACGTGGCCGGTCTCATCGCGGATCTCGCCGGTGTGGTCCGGGTCGACGCCGTCACCGGGCCGTACGACGTGGTCGTGCTCACCGAGGCCGACACCGTCGATGAGCTCGGCAAGCTCATCGTCAGCAACGTGCAGATGGTGCCGGGCATCACCCGCACCCTGACCTGTTCGGTGGTGCGACTGTAAGTGGACGAGACCACCAAGCCGGCCGACGACCGCACCGAGGGTGCGAAGGCGCCCGACCGCACCAACCGCTCTGCCGCGCTGATCGCCACCGCGGTGGCGCTGCCGGTGGCGCTGCTGGTGGGCGCGGTCGCCTGGGCCAACCTCCCGTCGAGCGAACCGGCCGCCGCACCCACGGCGTCACCGAGCACGCCCGGCCCTCAGTCCACCACCCCGGTCGAGATGGCCGCTCCGGAGCTGGCCGAACGCCCCACCGTGGTGTGCCGCGCCCTGTTGTCGCAGTTGCCGGCGACGGTCCGCGACCTGCCGCAACGGCCGGTCTCCGCCGGTCCTGAGCAGAACGCCGCGTACGGCGATCCGGCGCTGACGGTGGCCTGCGGTGGCGACCGGCCCGAGCTGGCCCGCGACGAGCACCTCTACCTGGTCAACTCGGTCTGCTGGTACGCGGTGGAGGGGCCGGACGTGACGGAGCTGACCACGGTCGACCGGGAGACGGAGGTGACCCTACGGGTGCCGCACTTCTACGGCGAGGCGTTGCAGTGGGCCGCCCCGATCTCCGCGACCATCGTCGAGTCGATCCCGTCGGGCGACACGAAGCCCACCGGCTGCACCTCATGACCCATCCACCGGCGGCGGGCCGCGCCGGTGACGGCCCGCCTCGGATGGGGACTCAGTACTGTCCCGGACCCCGGGTCAGCGCCGTGCGGATGAGCCGGTCGATCAGCTTCGGGTACTCCAGCCCGGCCGCCGCCCACATCCGGGGGAACATCGACGTCGGCGTGAAGCCGGGCATCGTGTTGATCTCGTTGAGGTAGACGTCCAGCTCCGGGGTGACGAAGAAGTCGGCGCGGGCCAGGCCGGCGCAGTCCAGCGCGGTGAAGGCCCGGACGGCGTAGTCGCGTACCTGGCGGGTGACCCGGTCGGGCAGGTCGGCGGGGAGGTCGTACTCGCAGGCGGACTCTGCGTCGATGTACTTGGCCTCGAAGTCGTAGAACTCGTAGTCACCGACCACCCGCACCTCGGCGAGCACGGACGCCTCGGGCATCCCGCCGGCCTCGCCCTCCAGCACGCCGCACTCGATCTCGCGGCCGACGATGGCCCCCT from Micromonospora craniellae encodes the following:
- the rpmB gene encoding 50S ribosomal protein L28 — protein: MASVCDVCGKGPGFGHNVSHSHRRTNRRWNPNIQSVRTPAGGGTTKKLKVCTSCIKAAKVARA
- a CDS encoding cell wall anchor protein; protein product: MIRPKLSLRRPLAVLAAALIGMTGAVAVATPASAHHNNISATVACDQLSGERVITWKVENRYRTATVKGVKANPNTPVTVAVEGTESVPLQGFVIPQNSTIEAVQRVPGDTERAELKVAAAWYDKERRGSDDRRMRVPTSEDTGTIDLTADGTCAPAPKCVDASDAKYSHTFDGPKGTATVELKGDLPLCGDAKQYFTLVSYFAPRPQFATPQYVYGTPASDYLGGAQTKIELNVGVPECHTQVDLIWGGVDEVIDPLVENGKRYGDKKLGEKGAPGNRSSGPQGWYNGGSKNCTTPTSTFASACDGTVTVSLSNDGSISKYAVEFEVRGANGWSKKVTVEPGKADNETVVPAENAGEIEVLVDGKVIEGGTYTWQRPEDCPLPTITADATCETFALTASNPEGGLPVKVEFTYGDKTETRTVEPGKSEKVTFKAGDDEVALVALPELDLELEVVYAPEGCGGGGGGEEPPGLPVTGAAAGGIAAGALALLAVGAVLFVMARRRRIHFTA
- the rsmD gene encoding 16S rRNA (guanine(966)-N(2))-methyltransferase RsmD, which encodes MTRIVAGSLGGRRIAAPPGAGTRPTSDRVREALFSAVQAEADLDGARFADLFAGSGAVGLEALSRGAAHVLLVESDARAARVIRENIAVLRAAPVARLVTGKVATVLAGGPEGDPYDVVFADPPYALPDDGVTAMLAGLVGGGWLAPDALLVVERSSRGDPVEWVEGVTGLRSRRYGETTLWYGRRS
- the rpmF gene encoding 50S ribosomal protein L32 — protein: MAVPKRKMSRSNTRSRRANWKAAAVATVACPQCKSAKLPHAACAVCGTYNGRQVLEV
- a CDS encoding YceD family protein, which translates into the protein MPKNSPTSLDPRSPLVLDTRELPRRPGVLRAVTRVVPAPADLGVELIGVPEGADLDLDLRMESVSEGVLVSGTVSGPVRGECGRCLREINDSVSVTIQELYAYENSTTDVTTEDDEVGRMQGDLIDLEPAVRDAVVLALPTNPLCRQDCPGLCLDCGVHLVDLPADHSHQQIDPRWAGLSQLTRTEE
- a CDS encoding SPFH domain-containing protein, whose amino-acid sequence is MDPLDRIDEMIAMVEQARSVPMSRNNCMVDRGEMIAALDELRAELPADLRRAAVLLEERDKIMEAGKREADRIISEGEAEHARLVSVNEITVSAEHEGARIIAEARAEAQRLREEVDDYVDTALANFEQFLTRALASIERGRDKMHALREIGTFAGDEAERPLPF
- the recG gene encoding ATP-dependent DNA helicase RecG, whose protein sequence is MTSEASSVDTPLKKLVGEKTAKALAGHLDLHTAGDLLYHFPRRYDERGEHTDIRALDVGEQVTVLAQVQRTAVRPMRQRRGNLLEVTVGDGSGGTLTLTFFGNQAWRERELRPGRWGMFAGKVTEFRGKRQLNGPEYVLLGDQTDGEAAANEQVEEFAGALIPVYPAAAAVPTWVITRCVRVVLDTVEPPEDPLPATVRATRKLIGLGTALREIHRPSSRDDLYRARRRLKWDEAFAVQLTLVRRKLQAAAWPARARPARQGGLLDAFDARLPYELTGGQRDVGVEIAADLATDHPMHRLLQGEVGSGKTVVALRAMLQVVDAGGQAALLAPTEVLAAQHHRGMLDLLGPLAQAGQLGAAEQATRVELVTGSLGAAARRRALAEVVSGAAGIVLGTHALLYEGVDFADLGLVVVDEQHRFGVEQRDALRAKADQPPHVLVMTATPIPRTVAMTVYGDLEISTLSQLPQGRSPIASHVVPAAEKPAFLDRAWRRLREEVGKGRQAYVVCPRIGEADAKSGADEEPPELDDNGRRPPLAVTEVAPLLAEGPLHGVRIGVLHGRLPADEKDAVMRSFAAGDLDVLVATTVVEVGVNVPNATMMVVLDADRFGVSQLHQLRGRVGRGTAPGLCLLVTEATEGSSARERLDAVASTTDGFKLAELDLEQRREGDVLGATQSGRRSHLRLLSLLRDADLIRDARAEAIELVEDDPDLARHPALAASVAALVDADRAEYLEKG
- the coaD gene encoding pantetheine-phosphate adenylyltransferase; this encodes MRRAVCPGSFDPVTNGHLDIIGRASRLFDEVIVGVLINQSKTGVFTVEERIGMLREVTASYDNVRVESFRGLLVDFCRAQQATVLIKGIRAVSDFDYELQMAQMNIGLAGVETLFMPTNPLYSFLSSSLVKDVAKWGGDVSPHVPDLVREALRARLTSPS
- a CDS encoding DAK2 domain-containing protein, yielding MLDTLDAAAVRRWCASGLATLKRHQREIDDLNVYPVPDGDTGTNLVLTLTSAQQALAMDLDTGADGTSTAHGHALRLLARGALLGARGNSGVILSQILRGLADALGPVPEVRGRELAAALRAASSAAYAAVARPVEGTLLTVASAAADAAERAADGELPAVARAAASGAATALARTPEQLPALARAGVVDAGGRGLCLLLDALVEVVTGESPVTCPPTPRSVPPSAVARETRSPGYAYEVQFLLDAEPEAVRRMRDELDAIGDSVVVVGDGSPTVGTWQVHVHVDDVGAAIEAGVVAGRPYQISVTRFADQRPPEPAPAPDAAPAPLDQDTATEPGPASGGRGAVVVATGPGIADLLAGERAVVVSGNPSTGELLDAVRATGAARVVVLPNDPDAQAVANQVAVEAHRAGVKVSVVPTRSPVQALAALAVRDPGRRFEDDVIAMAEAAGACRHAEVCRAGRDALTVAGPCRAGDVLALVEGEVHLIGTDLVETSVALVDRMLGGGGELVTLLVGADAPDGLAEAVRTHIAGRWPFVEVHTYPGGQPRYSLLVGVE